GATGTGATGATGGAGCGACTCGACATCTCGGTGGTCTCAATGATTCCCTCGTAAGGCGTGCGAAGGGACGCGTGTTCGAACATGGTGGAACCCAATCCGATGTTGTGCCATCATGGGACGGCCTGCATTGTGTTCTTTGGATTCCTTCGAATCCAAAGTCCGTATACCTTTGGGCTTCGAAGTTTGGCGATTAAGCCAAGTTAATCTTTTTCCTATAAATAAAGCACTTAGATAGTCTTCTCACACGACGATtatgaaaaatgagaaaaaaaatacttcatatatatatatatatatatatatatcaagagatgtagaatttttattttattttttgggcTATAAGAATCATGAAACATACATACATCACAGCCCACTTTGGACACCACATGAAATGAACATTTTATGTGATCATGAAACACATGATGAAGCGATGGCTAAGCACATAATTATATGGCGGGTCGTATGGTGAATGCTTGGGCTTTCTCAGAAGACTCCGTGGCCATGTGATCATAATCAGACGGCAGAGGGGCACCCGCAATAAGAGGAAGAAGCGAAACGAACGGCGATGATGGATGGCatcggcttttttttttttctttgttattttttgAGTTCTCTTATTTATTTGCATTAAGTTCCTCTCCGATGGAAATGTTGGACGGCTGAGATCGGGGGATGTTTCAAGCGAGGAAGACTCGGACGCTTGCGGTTATGACACAGCGGCAAACCGGGCACGACGCGGCCGCACCTCCTCCTCCGCTGCCTCCGCCATCGTCGTCGCAGGCGTCGCAGAGGCAGAGGTGGCGACAGGGGAGGAGCACCACCGAGGCCGGCCGCCCCCGGCACACGCGGCACCCCGCACGCTCCAGCTCGACTCGGTCAGCGTCGACGAAGGCCGACTCCGCATCCTCGGCTGACTCGCCTCCCTTCGCCGGAGTCGGTGCTGCGGCGGCCTGTTGGAGCCGGGCGTGGAGGGCAGCTGCCGTCGCCTGGTTCGCTATGGCCTTGGATTGCCACGCCATCGACTCGGTTCGCAGGCGGGTGAGGCGGTCCTCCAGCTCGGCGCTCCGCCGCATCCCCAGCTCCACGTCCGCCTCCTTCTCCCGTAGCCGCGCCGCCGCCCACTCCTTTGCCACTCCTAATAAAGAACGGTAGTGCCTCCGCCACTTCTCCGCGAAGGCTTGCCGCAGTTGTTCTCCCTGCCATGGAGAAAGAAAGATCCAATTTTTATTCAGCTAATATtttgttcgtcggaagaagcaaaGGAGACGGAGCGATCGACAGGGAGGGAAAGACGGGACGCTACCTGCGCGTAAAGGACCTTTCCGATTTCGTCCTTCTCTTGGTTGATATAGGGGGCGATTTCTtcggggagaagggaagaagggagGATAgagcaggaagaagaagaggaaaggggGTCGGACTGCTTCTGGTTCTGCTGTTGGTGTTGTTCTTCGAAGGAGAGGTGGAGGCCGGTGGAGACGATGGGAGGCGGGCGGCTTTGGAGCTGGGCGAGGCTCAGGAGCGTCGGAGGCGGAAGCGCGCCATGCAGTGAGAAGAGGTTAGCAGGGTGGCTCTGCTGCtgtgccaccgccgccaccgggACGCCGATGGcatctcttcctctcttcctcgGATACGGCGCCGCTGTTACACGAAACCCATCTCACCTCAGGCGACGAACGGGAAAAAGAATCCAACACATACCGCTCAAGAAACACCAAAAAGGAGGCAACTCTTTCTCACCTCCATTGGCGAACAACGCGGGAGCCGAGTCGAGGACACCAGCCGCAGCTTGGGGGAAGTCCATCTCTTTCCCTTTCCCCTGGCTTCTGCGTCAATCAAGAATCAAAATTCACCCAAGAAACTCATCAAGATTCGACCTTCACGAAGAAACCAATCCGAAACCAACATGACCAAGAGTGGAACTTGATCGAATGAGGAATTACCTACTCGGGAGCAGAAATCTGCAGCGGCGTTGGGCTTGAGTTGCCATCacggaacagagagagagagagagagagagagagagagagaggcagtaaAGGCAGAAGAAACGGTGGAAGTAAATGCTGCAAAGGCTCGCGGTGCGAAGGCTTCTCGGCTACTGCAGCCGCTCTGCTCTCGCTCTTCACCTCACCCGCCTGGAGGCACAAGTGCACACAAATGGAGGCACCAGCGGGGAAAGATGAGAGGGTGAGTGGTGCCGCAGCTGCAGATAACCATTGATCTCTGTGTGTTTGGGTTTGAGTGGATCCACTTTGCTCGGCTGCAGGGTCTCATTTTGCGTTGAGAATTTCTAGGCAATATTGCTTTTTTGTTGGGTTTGTATGCATGTGGGTGGTGTTGATGCTGCTTAGATTTCCATGTCTGGTTCTTTGTTTCTTGG
Above is a genomic segment from Musa acuminata AAA Group cultivar baxijiao chromosome BXJ3-4, Cavendish_Baxijiao_AAA, whole genome shotgun sequence containing:
- the LOC135581302 gene encoding BOI-related E3 ubiquitin-protein ligase 1-like isoform X1, whose product is MATQAQRRCRFLLPSRSQGKGKEMDFPQAAAGVLDSAPALFANGAAPYPRKRGRDAIGVPVAAVAQQQSHPANLFSLHGALPPPTLLSLAQLQSRPPPIVSTGLHLSFEEQHQQQNQKQSDPLSSSSSCSILPSSLLPEEIAPYINQEKDEIGKVLYAQGEQLRQAFAEKWRRHYRSLLGVAKEWAAARLREKEADVELGMRRSAELEDRLTRLRTESMAWQSKAIANQATAAALHARLQQAAAAPTPAKGGESAEDAESAFVDADRVELERAGCRVCRGRPASVVLLPCRHLCLCDACDDDGGGSGGGGAAASCPVCRCVITASVRVFLA
- the LOC135581302 gene encoding BOI-related E3 ubiquitin-protein ligase 1-like isoform X3 produces the protein MDFPQAAAGVLDSAPALFANGAAPYPRKRGRDAIGVPVAAVAQQQSHPANLFSLHGALPPPTLLSLAQLQSRPPPIVSTGLHLSFEEQHQQQNQKQSDPLSSSSSCSILPSSLLPEEIAPYINQEKDEIGKVLYAQGEQLRQAFAEKWRRHYRSLLGVAKEWAAARLREKEADVELGMRRSAELEDRLTRLRTESMAWQSKAIANQATAAALHARLQQAAAAPTPAKGGESAEDAESAFVDADRVELERAGCRVCRGRPASVVLLPCRHLCLCDACDDDGGGSGGGGAAASCPVCRCVITASVRVFLA
- the LOC135581302 gene encoding BOI-related E3 ubiquitin-protein ligase 1-like isoform X2, giving the protein MATQAQRRCRFLLPSSQGKGKEMDFPQAAAGVLDSAPALFANGAAPYPRKRGRDAIGVPVAAVAQQQSHPANLFSLHGALPPPTLLSLAQLQSRPPPIVSTGLHLSFEEQHQQQNQKQSDPLSSSSSCSILPSSLLPEEIAPYINQEKDEIGKVLYAQGEQLRQAFAEKWRRHYRSLLGVAKEWAAARLREKEADVELGMRRSAELEDRLTRLRTESMAWQSKAIANQATAAALHARLQQAAAAPTPAKGGESAEDAESAFVDADRVELERAGCRVCRGRPASVVLLPCRHLCLCDACDDDGGGSGGGGAAASCPVCRCVITASVRVFLA